TCAAAAATTGACGGTGGCGGACAACCGCGCCGTGCGCGGCGCACCCAGGAACAGGTAGCCGTCGCCTGCGGATTCACCCACATCGCGCCAGTAACGTTTGTCGAACAGGTTGTCGACGGTCAGGCGCAGCACAGTAGCGTAATCACCGACCTTGGTGGTGTAGCGGCCACCCACATCGAACACCGCATAGTCATCCACTTTCACCGTGGCTTCACGGTTGGCGTATTTGCTTGCGCTGTATTGCACGCCGCCGAGCAGGGCCAAACCGGGTATGCCTGGGATGCTGTAGTCGCCATGCAAACTGGCGCGCAGCTTGGGCACGTTGATTGCCTGGTGGCCGTCGTAGTCGTCGGTGCCGCTGTCACTCACCCGTGCGCGAATGGCCGCGACGCTGGCCGAGACTTGCAGGTCGGAGGTCACGCGGCCGTTGGCGGACAACTCGATCCCCACGTTCTTCTGCTTGCCTTGCTGCACGAAGGTAGTCGTGCCGTCGTCATTCGGGCGGTTGTATTGCAGGTCCTCGGTGATCTGGAACAGTGCAGCGGTCAGGCTCAGACGCTGGAAGTCGCGCTTGATGCCCACTTCCAGTTGGCGCGAGGTGGTCGGCGGCAATACTTCGTCGGCGTTGCTGCTGAACCAGGCGGCTTCGCCACCCAGCGACAGGCCCTTGCTGTAGCTGGCATACAACGAGGTGTCCGGGCGCGGTTTGTAGATCAACGCCACCTGGGGCAGGAACACGCTGCGTTGGGTGTGACGCGTGGTGTCGCCCGCCTGGTTGTAGGTCTCTTCATCCAGGCGTACCTGGCGCCCGCCGAGGATGGTTTGCCATTGCTCGTTGAAACTGATGCGGTCGCTGGCGAACAGGCCGTACTGGCGGCTGTCGAGGCGGCGGTAGGTGTGGCCCAGCGGGCCGTCGTAGGGTTCCAGCACCGGTGACGGCTGGTAGATATTGCCCTCGCCGATGTACTCATTGACCGATTTGCGCCGGTCCACCAGGCGCCGGAACGCAGTGGTGCCGAAGGTCAGGTCATGCTTGAGGAAACCGGTATCGAACTGGCCATTGAGCGCGGCCTGGGCTTCTTCGTTGCTACGGGTGTCGTCGGGGCTGCGGTAGTCGGAGATGTCGTAGTCACCTTCGGCGCTGAAGTGGTTGGGCACCGCCGTATTCGCGCAACTGGCGGCGCCGTAGCAACCCCAGGCGAAGGTGCTGTAGTCGTCGATGACCACGCGGCTGCGGGAGGCGCTGAAGCTGGCTTTCCAGGCGTCGTTGAAGCGGTATTCGAACAAGCCGTCAAGGTTCAGGGAGCGTATGCCTACCGGGTTCGACCAACTCTGGTAGGCCAATAGATCCTTGGGCGAAACGTGGTGGGGCACTTCGGTACCGCCCAGCAGTTGGTAGCCCGGCACCGAGCGTTGTTCGCGGTCCTGGTATTCGGCGTTGAGTTGCAGCAGGGCGTTGGGGCTGATGTTCCAATCCAGCGCCAGGGAAGCGAAATCGCGCTTGCCGTCGGCGTGGTCGACATAGGAGCGGATGTCTTCGTGGGCCAGGTTGATGCGCACGCCTACTTGTTGTTCGGTGCCCAGCCAACCGCCGATATCAGTGGCCAAATAGCGTTCGCCGTGTTCGTTGGTGGACACGGTCACCGAGCGCACATTCTCCGGGCGCTTGCTCACGTAGTTGACCAGCCCACCGGGTTCGGAGACGCCGCTCTGCAAGCCGGCCAGGCCCTTGAGCACTTCCACTTGCTGCTTGTTTTCCAGCGCCACGTTCTGCTCGCCGGTGATGGTGCGGCCATTGATCTTGTAGCTGCTGGCCGGGTTGAGGGCGAAGCCGCGGATCACGAAATTCTCGTAGTAGCCGACCGGGGCGTAGCTGTCGCCCACCGAGGCGTCGTTTTTCAAGACTTCGCTGAGCAGGCGTGCCTGTTGGTCTTTGAGGCGCGCTTCGGTGATCACCGCGACGGAAGCCGGGGTATCCAGCAGCGGCGCGTTGTCGAAGCCGGCCACTGCGGCTTTTTTGGCCTGGTAGTCGGTGCTTTCCTGGCCAAGGACGGTGACGGTGTCCAGGGTTGCATCCTGGGCATGTGCCGCAGCGGCGAAGGTGATGCTCAAGGCGAGCAGGGTGTGGCGATAGGGTGTAGCCATGTAAAGAGCGCTCCAAGGGCATGACCGTCGTTGCCGTACGCTTTTATCGGGCACAAAGGGGCCCAGCGCTGCGCAACGGACGGGTTGCCAGTTCGTGATGAAAAAGCCGAGTTCGCCAGAGGTGGCGTCAGGCCGGAGCTGCTCCGGTAGTCATTGGTAAGCGTGCGTCGGCGGCCCATTCCTGTAGGGAACCGTCGTAGATTGCGATGTCCTGGCGACCCAGGAGGGTCAGGGCCAACGCGTTGGCAGCGGCGGAGATACCGCCGCCGCAATACAGAATCAGAGGGCCTTCGCTGTGCAGCAGCGTGGGGCCGATCGCCAGGCCAGGGCATCCTTTGGCAGGTAGCGGCCGTGGGCATCGAACAACTCGCGGGCCGGCAGGTTTTGGCTGCCGGGGATGTGCCCGCGTCGGGCGTAGCGGGTGGGCGCGGTGCCTTCGAACAGCGCCGCGCCAAGGGCACAGATCAGCAGGCCGGGTGCGTGACCGTCGACGATTGCTTCGACGCCACTGCGGTCAATCCACAGCCCGACACGCGGGTTGATTGCCCAGGGTTGCACAGGCGTGGCCGGTTCGGCGCGGCCGTTGTGTTCCGGCAAACCGGCGGCGCGCCAGGCGTTGAACCCGCCATCGAGTACCTGGGCGTCGATGCCTGCGCCGCGCAGCATCCACCACAGGCGAGCGGCCCAGAAGCCATCGGCGCGGTCGTAGATAACCAGGGTTTTCCCTTGGCCGGCGCCGAGCTTGGCCAAACTGTTTACCAGCGCTTCAGGCGTTGGCAGGGCGAA
The Pseudomonas poae DNA segment above includes these coding regions:
- a CDS encoding TonB-dependent siderophore receptor, coding for MATPYRHTLLALSITFAAAAHAQDATLDTVTVLGQESTDYQAKKAAVAGFDNAPLLDTPASVAVITEARLKDQQARLLSEVLKNDASVGDSYAPVGYYENFVIRGFALNPASSYKINGRTITGEQNVALENKQQVEVLKGLAGLQSGVSEPGGLVNYVSKRPENVRSVTVSTNEHGERYLATDIGGWLGTEQQVGVRINLAHEDIRSYVDHADGKRDFASLALDWNISPNALLQLNAEYQDREQRSVPGYQLLGGTEVPHHVSPKDLLAYQSWSNPVGIRSLNLDGLFEYRFNDAWKASFSASRSRVVIDDYSTFAWGCYGAASCANTAVPNHFSAEGDYDISDYRSPDDTRSNEEAQAALNGQFDTGFLKHDLTFGTTAFRRLVDRRKSVNEYIGEGNIYQPSPVLEPYDGPLGHTYRRLDSRQYGLFASDRISFNEQWQTILGGRQVRLDEETYNQAGDTTRHTQRSVFLPQVALIYKPRPDTSLYASYSKGLSLGGEAAWFSSNADEVLPPTTSRQLEVGIKRDFQRLSLTAALFQITEDLQYNRPNDDGTTTFVQQGKQKNVGIELSANGRVTSDLQVSASVAAIRARVSDSGTDDYDGHQAINVPKLRASLHGDYSIPGIPGLALLGGVQYSASKYANREATVKVDDYAVFDVGGRYTTKVGDYATVLRLTVDNLFDKRYWRDVGESAGDGYLFLGAPRTARLSATVNF